In the Theobroma cacao cultivar B97-61/B2 chromosome 1, Criollo_cocoa_genome_V2, whole genome shotgun sequence genome, one interval contains:
- the LOC18612542 gene encoding vacuolar cation/proton exchanger 3 encodes MDDPETNHHINKSIDLGNNRPFVRIQSHAEILSLEERAVLELEDEKLASADSITMKKHFFKETTHCSDIIDMKCNNNVWNSIRIVVFSTKLNILMIFGPAAIFVEKATGYHGLVFPLSLLGIIPLAERLGYATEQLACFTGPTVGGLLNATFGNATELIISIFALRNGMIRVVQQSLLGSILSNMLLVLGCAFFSGGLVIMKREQVFNKAAAGVNSGLLLMSVMGLLFPAVLHSTRTELHFGKSELALSRFSSCVMLLAYAAYLYFQLKSQKKLYAMVKDNEGESETEISEDDEAPEISMWEAIVWLSILTVWIAVLSEYLVDAIEGASTALKIPVAFISVILLPIVGNAAEHAGAIMFAMKDKLDISLGVAIGSSTQIAMFGIPFCVIIAWIMGQPLDLNFQLFETATLFLAVIVVAFMLQEGTSNYFKGLMLILCYLIVAASFFVHTDIDSVVDKPHKKGE; translated from the exons ATGGATGACCCAGAAACCAACCATCACATCAACAAAAGCATTGACCTCGGCAACAATCGACCCTTTGTTCGGATTCAATCCCATGCTGag ATTCTATCATTGGAGGAAAGAGCAGTGCTGGAACTTGAAGATGAAAAACTGGCAAGTGCTGACTCAATAACGATGAAGAAGCATTTCTTTAAAGAGACAACACATTGCAGCGATATAATTGACATGAAGTGCAACAATAATGTGTGGAATAGCATCAGGATTGTTGTCTTCTCTACCAAACTTAATATTCTTATGATTTTTGGCCCTGCAGCCATCTTTGTCGAAAAAGCTACTGGTTATCAT GGTCTAGTTTTTCCTTTGAGCTTGTTGGGGATCATACCACTGGCTGAGCGGCTTGGCTATGCTACAGA GCAGCTGGCTTGTTTCACTGGACCCACag TTGGTGGGCTTTTAAATGCTACTTTTGGAAATGCAACTGAGTTGATCATATCAATTTTTGCGTTGAGAAATGGCATGATTCGTGTTGTTCAACAGTCACTACTGGGCTCGATTTTGTCCAACATGTTGCTAGTGCTTGGTTGTGCATTTTTCAGTGGAGGACTTGTCATTATGAAGAGGGAACAAGTGTTTAATAAG GCAGCTGCTGGAGTGAACTCTGGGTTGTTGTTGATGTCAGTCATGGGACTGTTATTCCCTGCTGTCTTGCATTCTACACGTACAGAACTGCATTTTGGGAAGTCTGAGTTGGCTCTTTCAAGGTTCAGTAGCTGTGTCATGCTTTTAGCATATGCTGCCTATCTCTACTTTCAGTTGAAGAGCCAGAAGAAACTATATGCTATGGTCAAGGACAATGAG GGAGAGAGTGAGACTGAAATTTCAGAGGATGATGAAGCCCCTGAGATCTCCATGTGGGAAGCAATAGTATGGCTATCTATTCTGACTGTGTGGATTGCAGTACTCTCAGAATATTTGGTTGATGCCATAGAG GGAGCATCTACTGCCTTGAAAATTCCCGTAGCATTTATCAGTGTTATCTTGCTGCCCATTGTTGGAAATGCTGCAGAGCATGCAGGTGCTATTATGTTTGCCATGAAAGATAAACTT GACATTTCTTTGGGAGTGGCAATAGGCTCATCGACACAGATAGCCATGTTTGGG ATTCCGTTTTGCGTCATAATTGCATGGATCATGGGGCAGCCTTTGGActtaaattttcaactttttgaGACAGCTACGCTTTTTCTTGCTGTGATAGTGGTGGCTTTCATGTTGCAG GAGGGAACTTCTAACTACTTTAAAGGACTCATGCTCATTCTTTGCTATTTGATAGTAGCAGCAAGTTTCTTCGTACATACAGACATTGATTCAGTCG TGGACAAACCCCACAAAAAGGGAGAATAA
- the LOC18612544 gene encoding flowering time control protein FPA, whose translation MTGRGVRDRSRRDHPPSGSLGRSNAPPSRHLWLGNLSHSILEPDLTDHFLQFGELESVAFQPGRSYAFINFKNEEDAISAMKALQGFPVAGNPLRIEFAKADKSLTSLHDEDYLQRRDEQRSTVRGSPFSPRDPRAHHASPEHFAPDKSKMNDRSAEPSEVLWIGFPALLKVDEVILRKAFSPFGELEKITVFPGRSYAFVRFRSVISACRAKETLQGKLFGNPRVHICFAKSEGGPSNSGRGSVNAPNSPHFRLNGRSGSSENFLQDRKFSDLTEDASIRSPYMPNFDSGDSDVYSFNRQGSSRSAGSTYEPWRFGEGGPDPRLPQDLYEHSKSPMRFHDFPPKLPQKTAYYEEPWDMPEDTYSTHGTKKLKTGSFPPEKELPEYPLSDLEHEKHAFPRMLSDFTQSEAFDKNFEPGAFGYKQIPDRPMNLAPTHEERNDHWKPSYDGFQVGSGSLQSNVIERKRFTPELDPPSLKEWKWEGTIAKGGTPVCRARCFPVGKVLDIMLPEFLDCTARTGLDMLAKHYYQASSAWVVFFVPESDADMGFYNEFMHYLEEKQRAAVAKLDDKTTLFLVPPSDFSEKVLKVPGKLSISGVVLRLEHSGSSFGSSHPNERKDASLLPFHGDTSFAKPSTPSGPFPSMTSYPELSRSGNKDISFPGNGAPSAPPLSLSGSAHSVGNVSDLYNEHRRDHALQRNAIFGPSWSSHDQQNPVSGARNTPSQVSSSAYDPAVQGHQSIVPRAVQETYSSTGGISGIPLSGNSKPTLQEIKSSVPLSMPISALQPEQLAQLASCLVGQQRQVGNTSNVSMGENFRHTNTMDQSDMLRQSQRYALQNNQATPELSTSQFSQVQQLQQQTSNAVAAVPQAAQRSQQLQGNGMQEEGDADPQKRLQATLQLAAALLQQIQQGKGT comes from the exons ATG ACTGGCCGCGGAGTCAGGGACCGATCGCGACGTGACCACCCGCCGTCGGGAAGTTTGGGGAGGAGCAATGCACCGCCGTCGAGACACCTTTGGTTGGGGAATCTATCGCACAGTATATTAGAGCCGGACCTCACGGACCATTTCTTACAGTTTGGGGAACTAGAGAGCGTGGCTTTCCAGCCAGGTCGAAGCTACGCTTTTATCAATTTCAAAAACGAAGAAGATGCTATTTCCGCCATGAAGGCGCTCCAGGGTTTCCCTGTAGCGGGGAATCCGCTTAGGATTGAATTTGCCAAGGCG GACAAGTCATTGACATCATTACATGATGAGGACTACTTGCAACGTCGAGATGAGCAGCGTTCTACAGTAAGAGGGTCCCCTTTCTCACCAAGGGACCCTAGAGCACATCATGCTAGTCCTGAACATTTTGCCCCTGACAAATCAAAGATGAATGATAGAAGTGCAGAGCCCAGTGAGGTCCTATGGATAGGATTTCCAGCTCTATTGAAAGTGGATGAAGTGATTTTAAGGAAGGCTTTTTCGCCATTTGGTGAGCTAGAGAAGATTACTGTGTTTCCAGGTCGTAGTTATGCTTTTGTTCGGTTTAGGAGTGTAATTTCAGCTTGCAGGGCAAAAGAAACTCTTCAGGGGAAGTTATTTGGGAACCCCCGTGTGCATATTTGTTTTGCAAAGAGTGAGGGCGGGCCATCCAACAGTGGAAGAGGCTCAGTGAATGCCCCCAACTCTCCACATTTCAGGTTAAATGGTCGCTCGGGGTCTTCTGAGAACTTTCTGCAGGATAGGAAGTTTTCAGACTTAACAGAAGATGCAAGCATCCGATCTCCTTATATGCCAAATTTTGATTCTGGTGATTCTGATGTCTACAGTTTCAATAGGCAAGGTAGTTCACGGAGTGCTGGAAGTACATATGAACCCTGGAGGTTTGGAGAAGGGGGGCCTGATCCTCGACTACCACAAGATTTGTATGAACATAGTAAAAGTCCAATGAGATTCCATGACTTTCCTCCAAAATTACCCCAGAAAACTGCATACTATGAAGAACCATGGGATATGCCTGAAGACACCTATTCCACCCATGGAACCAAGAAATTGAAAACTGGCTCCTTTCCTCCTGAGAAAGAGCTACCGGAGTATCCTTTATCTGATCTTGAACATGAAAAACATGCTTTTCCAAGGATGCTCTCTGATTTTACTCAATCTGAGGCTTTTGATAAGAACTTTGAACCTGGAGCTTTTGGGTATAAACAGATTCCCGATCGGCCAATGAATTTAGCTCCAACTCATGAGGAAAGGAATGATCACTGGAAACCATCTTACGATGGTTTTCAAGTAGGATCTGGTTCTCTACAATCAAATGTAATTGAAAGGAAAAGATTTACTCCTGAACTGGATCCGCCATCTTTGAAAGAGTGGAAGTGGGAGGGGACAATAGCCAAGGGTGGAACTCCTGTCTGTCGTGCTCGATGCTTTCCTGTTGGAAAAGTCCTTGACATCATGCT GCCTGAATTTTTAGATTGCACAGCAAGGActggtctagacatgcttgCAAAGCACTACTATCAAGCATCTAGTGCTTGGGTTGTTTTCTTTGTCCCTGAAAGTGATGCTGACATGGGATTCTACAATGAATTCATGCATTACTTGGAAGAGAAGCAGCGGGCAGCTGTTGCTAAATTAGATGATAAGACCACCTTATTTCTTGTACCACCATCAGATTTTTCAGAGAAAGTACTGAAAGTACCTGGGAAACTGAGCATTTCAGGTGTTGTTTTGAGATTAGAGCATTCTGGTTCCAGTTTCGGGTCTTCTCATccaaatgaaagaaaagatgCAAGCTTGTTACCTTTTCATGGTGACACATCTTTTGCAAAGCCATCAACCCCTTCAGGGCCATTTCCTTCAATGACATCTTATCCAGAATTAAGTAGATCAGGAAATAAAGACATCTCCTTTCCAGGGAATGGGGCTCCATCAGCTCCACCTCTTTCACTTTCTGGGTCAGCTCATTCTGTTGGAAATGTGTCTGACTTGTATAATGAGCACAGACGTGATCATGCTCTCCAGCGAAATGCTATATTTGGACCAAGCTGGTCTTCTCATGATCAGCAGAATCCAGTTTCTGGTGCCAGAAATACTCCATCTCAAGTTTCCAGTAGTGCTTATGATCCTGCAGTTCAGGGACATCAGTCAATTGTGCCAAGGGCAGTGCAAGAAACATATTCTAGTACTGGTGGAATTTCAGGTATTCCATTATCTGGAAACAGCAAACCGACTTTGCAGGAAATCAAATCTTCAGTCCCTCTATCTATGCCTATTTCAGCCCTTCAACCAGAACAACTAGCACAACTGGCGTCATGTCTTGTTGGGCAGCAGAGGCAGGTAGGAAATACTTCAAATGTATCTATGGGGGAGAATTTTCGGCACACAAACACAATGGACCAGTCCGACATGTTGAGACAATCACAGAGATATGCTTTACAAAATAATCAGGCAACTCCTGAGCTTTCAACATCTCAGTTTTCTCAAGTGCAACAGTTGCAGCAGCAGACCTCAAATGCAGTTGCAGCAGTGCCTCAAGCAGCCCAAAGAAGTCAACAATTGCAAGGTAATGGTATGCAGGAAGAAGGCGATGCAGATCCACAGAAACGCTTGCAAGCAACATTACAGCTGGCAGCAGCTCTTCTTCAACAAATTCAACAGGGGAAAGGGACTTGA
- the LOC108661002 gene encoding LOW QUALITY PROTEIN: uncharacterized mitochondrial protein AtMg00370 (The sequence of the model RefSeq protein was modified relative to this genomic sequence to represent the inferred CDS: inserted 2 bases in 1 codon), with translation MILSKFYLFLLRARVMEEGEEGTEKKVSATTGFIAGQLMMFISIYYAPLHLALGRPHTITVLALPYLLFHFFWNNHKDFFDYKSTTRNXQCIFLNNLIFQLFNHFILPSSMLARLVKAERTELSSKEETTNFPHKKLGHCQRHTKSLIM, from the exons ATGATAT TAAGCAAATTTTATCTCTTCCTTCTACGAGCTCGGGTTatggaagaaggagaagaaggaaCCGAGAAGAAGGTATCAGCAACAACTGGGTTTATTGCGGGACAGCTCATGATGTTCATATCGATCTACTATGCGCCTCTGCATTTAGCATTGGGTAGACCTCATACAATAACTGTCCTAGCTCTACCCTATCTTTTGTTTCATTTCTTCTGGAATAATCACAAAGACTTTTTTGATTATAAATCTACTACCAGAAA TCAGTGCATATTCCTGaataatctcatttttcaattattcaaCCATTTCATTTTACCAAGTTCAATGTTAGCCAGATTAGTCAAGGCAGAAAGGACAGAGCTTTCATCTAAAGAAGAAACCACAAACTTTCCTCATAAAAAACTTGGTCATTGCCAAAGGCATACCAAGTCACTAATCATGTAA